A genomic window from Silene latifolia isolate original U9 population chromosome Y, ASM4854445v1, whole genome shotgun sequence includes:
- the LOC141634434 gene encoding uncharacterized protein LOC141634434, with protein sequence MGIFMIRKEDAIGYLTIEPDLYENIKSQQELDLKIQEWKSRVESGTVFRFYIHTDGSVRFDGRWCVPEDADLRRVILTEDHCTPYSRVMGEQRRPQGKIQSLEVPKWKWESISMDFVVGLPRSQQDHNMIWVIVDRLTKSAHVVPMKDTWSKM encoded by the exons atggggatctttatgataaggaAAGAGGATGCCATCGGatatttgacgatcgagccggatttgtatgagaacatcaagagtcaGCAAGAGCTTGATCTTAAGATCCAAGAGTGGAAGTCTAGAGTGGAGAGTGGCACAGTTTTCAGGTTTTatatccacacagatgggagtgttcgttttgatgggagatggtgtgtccctGAGGATGCAGATTTGAGGAGAGTGATCCTGACAGAGgatcattgcactccttattcg AGAGTCATGGGTGAGCagcggagaccacaaggtaagattcaatcctTAGAAGTACctaagtggaagtgggagtcgatatctATGGATTTCGTGGttgggttacctaggtcacaacaagatCATAACATGATCTGGGTAATTGTTGATCGGTTGACAAAGTCAGCTCATGTTGTCCCTATGAAAGATACCTGGTCCAAGATGTAG